In the Pseudoalteromonas tunicata genome, one interval contains:
- a CDS encoding RNA polymerase sigma factor — MQLNFNDPLEQVSQNEQVRQLYQQHHQKLIHHIMKKGLVQREAEDIAQEAFIKLLGLDKPEIESYIAAYLYKIANNLTIDRLRSQARSPIEFDEQLQINSIDTLANPEQSNQHQQVLSQMAVLIKQLPIKCQQAFILYKVKECSYEQISEQLDISQSMVRKYVLRAIRHCYDHLQHEL, encoded by the coding sequence GTGCAACTTAATTTTAACGATCCCCTTGAGCAGGTTTCACAAAATGAACAAGTGCGGCAGCTTTATCAGCAGCATCACCAAAAACTTATTCATCACATAATGAAAAAAGGCTTAGTACAAAGAGAAGCCGAAGACATAGCTCAAGAAGCCTTTATTAAGTTATTGGGTTTAGATAAACCAGAGATCGAAAGCTATATAGCAGCCTATTTATATAAAATTGCCAATAATCTAACCATAGATAGATTACGCAGTCAGGCTCGCAGCCCCATTGAATTTGATGAACAGCTGCAAATCAATTCAATTGATACCTTAGCCAATCCAGAGCAATCAAATCAGCATCAACAGGTGCTGAGCCAGATGGCAGTATTAATTAAGCAATTACCAATAAAGTGCCAACAAGCCTTTATTTTATATAAAGTAAAAGAATGTAGTTATGAGCAAATTAGCGAACAACTCGACATTTCACAAAGCATGGTTCGCAAATATGTGTTACGTGCTATTCGTCATTGCTATGACCATTTGCAACATGAACTTTGA
- a CDS encoding family 20 glycosylhydrolase produces the protein MIKSTVKPISLAIGLVCAAVAPNAFAALSGSDIKLDWHVIDHGIGENIFLGSLTIHNNGIEPLTDSGWALYFNSVRPPASVLPASDANGERARAALALQNVSIDNADSAKSGDYFVLKPTAGFNAISPGESRKIEIIAQYWQMLKNDSPGGFHLVVGNQAPQAVLIDVHMDPNDPKQTTQTATDIKPVQTPQIRYLENQQQFEALAVKNRLVPQPLTVQTSDAHLNLLSHQVQIVSENDLLQEAQYLQAALKDLMPGQFAIHQQTTTASSNQIRLQLDPSLNVDSDSAPDNEGYMLIIDPFNGITITGKDAAGVFYGIQTLRQLIPKEVYAASVTATPYQHATLPATIIKDAPRFEYRGMMLDVARNFQSKETVLKLIDLLALYKINQFEMNVANDEGWRLEIPGIPELTEFGAKRGFDLNEHTMLHAFMGASNGFLPGDGIENKPANSTEANLGKIPNFQGFEVAQQNFLGQGWGYYTVDDFKEILQYAADRHINVILEYDFPAHARAAIKAMEYRYNKYKDTDLTEAQRYRLIDPLDTSKYYTPQFYTDNFINPALPSAFAFLDKIISETKAMYDAVPNAQVTRLHGGGDELPHLGPNEWWAQSPAVQQNPETAGKTDAQLFDFFFMKWKTIVNKHGFEMATWGDVLSHNGTGNIDYGQIYPIFWNNVWGWGNEHQAYKFANQGYKVVLSHATNLYLDLAYNKHPDEIGYHWAGYTDTKKAFEYRPFNIYANADLDKLGNPIPWNPNWVDLNDTGKKNVVGIQAQLFAENQKSPEILDYMVFPKLLGAAERAWVQDMPALTPLNQDGVSPIDAAWHTFTNTLGQYALPLLNYVKPVDIQNQITDVAGVNFRIPLAGAKIEQGKLFANTRFIGMQVEYSLDEGLTWLPYYQPVDIAPTDKAMVRTKNHAGKTSRADYVMP, from the coding sequence ATGATTAAATCTACAGTAAAGCCTATTTCGCTTGCGATTGGCTTAGTATGCGCAGCTGTCGCACCGAATGCGTTTGCGGCACTCTCTGGCAGTGATATTAAACTTGATTGGCATGTAATAGACCATGGCATTGGCGAGAATATATTTTTAGGCAGCCTTACAATTCATAATAATGGCATTGAACCTTTAACCGATTCAGGTTGGGCGTTGTATTTTAATTCGGTGCGACCACCGGCGTCGGTCTTACCTGCCAGTGATGCTAATGGCGAGCGTGCAAGAGCGGCGCTGGCACTACAAAATGTATCGATAGACAATGCAGATAGCGCTAAAAGTGGCGATTATTTTGTACTCAAACCAACCGCCGGATTTAACGCCATTAGCCCAGGTGAAAGCCGTAAAATCGAGATTATTGCGCAATATTGGCAAATGCTAAAAAATGATTCACCCGGTGGGTTTCACTTGGTTGTAGGTAATCAAGCCCCGCAAGCGGTATTGATTGATGTGCACATGGACCCGAATGACCCAAAACAAACCACCCAAACCGCAACTGATATAAAACCGGTGCAAACACCCCAAATTCGCTACCTCGAAAATCAACAGCAATTTGAAGCGTTAGCGGTTAAAAATCGTTTAGTACCCCAACCTCTGACTGTGCAAACGAGTGATGCACACTTAAATTTATTAAGTCATCAAGTACAAATTGTCAGCGAAAATGACCTTTTACAAGAAGCCCAATATTTACAAGCGGCTTTAAAAGACTTAATGCCTGGCCAGTTTGCCATTCATCAACAAACAACCACAGCTTCATCAAATCAAATTCGCTTGCAACTCGACCCTAGTCTTAACGTTGATAGCGACAGTGCACCAGACAATGAAGGGTACATGCTGATCATTGACCCTTTTAATGGCATTACCATTACAGGTAAAGATGCCGCAGGGGTGTTTTATGGTATTCAAACTCTGCGCCAGCTTATTCCAAAAGAGGTGTACGCGGCATCTGTGACTGCGACGCCTTATCAACATGCGACTTTACCCGCGACCATTATTAAAGATGCACCGCGTTTTGAATATCGCGGCATGATGCTTGATGTGGCACGTAACTTTCAAAGTAAAGAAACCGTACTCAAACTCATCGACTTATTAGCGCTGTATAAAATTAATCAATTTGAAATGAATGTGGCCAATGATGAAGGCTGGCGTTTAGAAATCCCCGGTATTCCTGAGCTGACTGAGTTTGGTGCAAAGCGGGGGTTTGATCTGAACGAACACACTATGCTGCATGCATTTATGGGGGCATCAAATGGCTTTTTACCTGGGGATGGCATTGAAAACAAACCAGCCAACAGCACCGAGGCTAACTTAGGAAAAATACCTAATTTCCAAGGTTTCGAGGTTGCACAACAAAACTTCTTAGGTCAAGGATGGGGCTATTATACCGTTGACGACTTTAAAGAAATTTTGCAATACGCCGCCGATCGTCATATTAACGTAATTTTAGAATATGATTTTCCAGCCCATGCACGTGCAGCCATTAAAGCGATGGAATATCGTTATAACAAATACAAAGATACCGATTTAACCGAAGCGCAGCGCTATCGCTTAATCGACCCACTTGATACCTCAAAATATTATACGCCTCAGTTTTATACCGATAACTTTATTAATCCGGCGTTACCCAGTGCGTTTGCTTTCTTAGATAAAATCATTTCAGAAACCAAAGCGATGTACGATGCTGTGCCCAATGCACAGGTAACCCGATTACATGGCGGTGGCGATGAGCTGCCTCATTTAGGACCTAATGAATGGTGGGCGCAATCGCCAGCTGTGCAACAAAACCCTGAAACTGCAGGGAAAACCGATGCGCAGCTATTTGATTTCTTTTTTATGAAATGGAAAACCATAGTCAACAAACATGGTTTTGAGATGGCGACTTGGGGCGACGTATTATCGCATAATGGCACCGGCAACATCGATTACGGCCAAATTTACCCTATTTTTTGGAATAACGTATGGGGCTGGGGTAATGAACACCAAGCCTATAAGTTTGCTAATCAGGGTTATAAAGTAGTGTTATCTCATGCTACAAACTTGTATTTAGATTTAGCTTATAACAAGCATCCAGATGAAATTGGCTATCATTGGGCGGGTTATACCGATACTAAAAAGGCATTTGAATACCGCCCATTTAATATTTATGCCAACGCAGATCTCGATAAACTAGGTAACCCGATCCCATGGAACCCTAATTGGGTCGATTTAAATGACACAGGTAAAAAAAACGTGGTTGGGATCCAAGCGCAACTTTTTGCCGAGAATCAAAAATCGCCCGAAATTTTAGATTACATGGTTTTTCCTAAATTGTTAGGCGCTGCCGAACGGGCTTGGGTGCAAGATATGCCCGCTTTAACGCCATTAAATCAAGATGGCGTCTCACCAATTGACGCTGCGTGGCATACCTTTACCAATACGCTTGGTCAGTATGCCTTGCCGTTACTCAATTATGTGAAACCCGTTGATATACAAAACCAAATTACCGATGTCGCCGGTGTCAATTTTAGGATCCCATTGGCTGGAGCCAAAATTGAGCAAGGTAAACTATTTGCTAATACGCGTTTTATCGGGATGCAAGTAGAGTACTCACTCGATGAAGGTCTGACTTGGCTGCCTTATTATCAACCCGTTGATATTGCACCAACAGATAAAGCAATGGTGAGAACAAAAAACCACGCAGGGAAAACCAGCCGCGCTGATTATGTTATGCCGTAA
- a CDS encoding ATP-binding protein produces the protein MPPSITRHTRNAIIIVIFFSALFHVSTFFLAQTYLSLWRWQHIPVHTAIEVAGAVIAMIVAYTLVRLEHNHAGTSFNYPIATALAVMGCLDFAHALIQPGQLFVWLHSWATFIGGVLFFILVLPVAIVSKLQIKWVLASIICALFFIFCSFLFAEHIPTMVINGQFTSFATFLNIGGGILLLCTSVKLIYTYYRVRKTDDLLFILHCTMFGFAAIMFEQSALWDLSWWGWHLLRFFAYGVALWFAINSEQLANIAIKNNRDELENVAKHTVKQLKMTQAEQNAILACLTDAIIICDAKGNILFFSEQATEMFGYSAKEMIGVNVTKLMINDHAKHHHDYIKGYQASGTSKVIGKNRDLIAVKKSGDEFPISLVIKELANISKLTFVGIISDISHIKQREKELQDAKNSAESAALAKSAFLANTSHEIRTPMNGIYGILQLLECEPLTQNGQNLLKQATYSTQALMTIVNDILDFSKIEAGKLNLEHTHFKVSALLAHLESDMSLQTKDKNITLKIHNTITHDDWYGDALRIRQILINIISNAIKFTQQGGIVISCYCNQANNASINQVTFEITDTGIGMSKMALDKLFERFEQADNSTTRRFGGTGLGMSIVHSLTTLMEGKINVQSEEGVGTKFQIMLPLKRAEASNHIHQEKLIAKINLQGVKALIAEDNKVNQIVVLAMLHSQGVETQIANNGKEVVQFAQQNDYDLILMDIQMPEMDGMTACRLIKQSHPQLPIIALTANVMTEDIQKYLQAGFDSVIGKPIEQQILLNTINEVINK, from the coding sequence ATGCCCCCATCTATTACTCGTCATACGCGCAACGCGATTATTATCGTTATTTTTTTCAGTGCATTGTTTCATGTCAGTACATTCTTTTTAGCGCAAACGTATCTTTCATTGTGGCGTTGGCAACATATCCCTGTCCATACCGCGATTGAAGTAGCCGGTGCCGTAATAGCGATGATTGTCGCTTATACTTTAGTTCGTTTAGAACATAATCATGCCGGCACGAGTTTTAATTATCCCATTGCCACGGCTTTAGCCGTAATGGGATGCCTTGATTTTGCTCATGCCTTAATCCAACCGGGGCAACTTTTTGTTTGGCTACATTCATGGGCCACTTTTATCGGCGGAGTGTTATTTTTTATACTTGTTTTACCCGTTGCGATTGTCTCTAAACTACAAATAAAATGGGTATTAGCATCGATTATATGCGCGTTGTTTTTTATTTTTTGCTCGTTTTTATTTGCTGAACACATTCCGACGATGGTCATAAATGGGCAGTTCACTTCCTTTGCAACCTTTTTAAATATTGGCGGTGGAATTTTATTACTATGTACATCAGTAAAGTTGATTTATACCTATTACCGTGTCAGAAAAACAGATGATTTACTGTTTATTTTACATTGCACCATGTTTGGCTTTGCAGCAATTATGTTCGAACAATCAGCACTTTGGGATCTTTCATGGTGGGGTTGGCATCTATTACGGTTTTTTGCTTACGGCGTCGCATTATGGTTTGCCATCAACAGTGAACAACTAGCGAATATTGCAATAAAAAACAATCGAGATGAGCTCGAAAATGTTGCAAAACATACTGTTAAACAACTAAAAATGACACAAGCAGAACAAAATGCAATCTTAGCGTGTTTAACAGACGCTATTATCATTTGTGATGCCAAAGGCAACATACTTTTTTTCTCTGAACAAGCGACTGAAATGTTTGGCTACTCAGCCAAAGAGATGATCGGCGTAAATGTCACAAAATTAATGATTAACGACCACGCAAAGCACCATCACGACTACATTAAGGGCTATCAAGCATCAGGGACTTCAAAAGTCATAGGTAAAAATCGCGACTTAATTGCGGTGAAAAAAAGTGGCGATGAATTTCCAATTAGCCTAGTGATAAAAGAACTTGCGAACATATCAAAACTCACTTTTGTTGGTATTATCTCTGATATTAGCCATATAAAGCAGCGTGAAAAAGAGTTGCAAGATGCAAAAAACTCAGCAGAATCTGCAGCGTTAGCAAAAAGTGCTTTTTTAGCCAATACCAGTCATGAAATTAGAACGCCCATGAATGGCATATATGGCATTTTACAGTTATTAGAGTGCGAGCCGCTCACTCAAAATGGCCAAAATTTACTTAAGCAAGCAACGTACTCAACTCAAGCATTAATGACCATAGTGAATGACATTTTAGATTTTTCTAAAATCGAAGCCGGTAAGCTAAATCTCGAACACACACATTTTAAAGTATCAGCATTGCTTGCACATCTTGAGTCTGATATGTCATTACAAACCAAAGATAAAAACATCACGCTAAAAATTCACAATACGATTACACACGATGATTGGTATGGTGATGCCCTTCGGATCCGCCAAATATTAATCAATATTATTTCAAATGCGATTAAATTCACTCAGCAAGGGGGAATTGTGATTTCCTGCTACTGTAATCAAGCTAATAACGCCTCTATAAATCAAGTCACATTTGAAATCACAGATACCGGTATTGGTATGTCCAAAATGGCGCTAGATAAATTATTTGAGCGCTTCGAGCAAGCTGACAACTCGACCACCCGCAGGTTTGGCGGCACAGGATTAGGGATGTCAATCGTGCATTCTCTAACTACGCTAATGGAGGGTAAAATAAACGTACAAAGTGAAGAAGGTGTAGGTACAAAGTTTCAAATCATGCTGCCTCTAAAAAGAGCAGAAGCCAGCAACCATATTCACCAAGAAAAGCTGATAGCTAAAATTAACCTGCAAGGGGTAAAAGCGTTAATTGCCGAAGATAACAAAGTAAATCAAATTGTGGTACTCGCCATGTTACATAGCCAAGGCGTTGAAACACAGATTGCCAATAATGGCAAAGAAGTTGTTCAATTTGCTCAGCAAAATGATTACGACCTGATCTTAATGGACATTCAAATGCCCGAAATGGACGGCATGACAGCATGTAGGCTCATCAAACAGTCACACCCCCAACTTCCTATTATCGCACTGACAGCAAATGTAATGACCGAAGACATACAAAAGTACTTACAAGCCGGATTTGATAGTGTTATAGGCAAGCCAATTGAACAACAGATCTTACTAAATACAATTAATGAAGTGATCAATAAATAG
- a CDS encoding ATP-binding cassette domain-containing protein, whose product MPSFHLNHLHLQLNCGRILFNDLNWHHHHHRSALIGQNGVGKSLLAQLLIGELKPTSGDVSVPQSVGYFAQSHVLAHSKQTIAQFLAVDSVLYALEQVAKGQIEQHWFDTIGECWQIHNELTVLMRKLRLPTDLNLPVARLSGGQQATLTLWRLFNEPHELLILDEPSNHLDHEGKIWLLEQMQHFKGAILLISHDRLLLENIEHIYELDSIGLHHYAGNYSSYVTQKHAEQQAVERQLMQVKREQQRVVCTVQQNQEKAQQRAQQGRKLSRQGSQPKILQDFKKGRASAQLARAVSIAHERKTDLQQRISQLQQRQADSVTQQVYLQTVSQTSGLKTQLRANQCVLPFGQSSPLTFQVLTGQKWHVTGTNGAGKSTLFKVIQGQLQVQSGSLVCNAPVFCLDQHASIFKTTQSVIDELNRYCPHISHSDGRTLLAGIGLRGDTVKQHIETLSGGQKMKLAMLIVSHQQSQPMLLLDEPDNHLDLTSKAQLAQALNMYQGTFLLISHDEHFAAKAGTMQVINL is encoded by the coding sequence ATGCCATCTTTTCATCTTAATCATCTTCATTTGCAGCTCAATTGCGGCCGCATTCTTTTTAACGACCTTAATTGGCATCACCACCATCATAGGTCTGCCTTGATTGGCCAAAACGGAGTAGGAAAGTCACTTTTGGCGCAATTACTGATTGGTGAACTCAAGCCGACTTCTGGCGATGTGAGCGTGCCACAATCAGTGGGGTACTTTGCTCAAAGCCATGTTTTAGCGCATTCAAAACAAACCATAGCCCAATTTTTAGCGGTCGATAGCGTGCTTTATGCACTTGAACAAGTGGCGAAGGGCCAGATTGAGCAGCATTGGTTTGATACCATTGGTGAGTGCTGGCAGATACATAATGAGCTAACTGTTTTAATGAGGAAGCTCAGATTACCAACCGATTTAAACTTGCCCGTTGCGAGGCTAAGTGGTGGGCAGCAAGCAACCTTGACCTTGTGGCGTTTGTTTAACGAGCCTCATGAATTACTTATTTTAGATGAGCCGTCAAATCATCTCGATCATGAGGGAAAGATCTGGTTGCTGGAACAGATGCAGCACTTTAAGGGCGCGATATTATTGATTAGCCACGATCGTTTATTACTTGAAAATATTGAGCATATTTATGAGCTAGATAGTATTGGTTTACACCATTACGCGGGCAATTATTCAAGTTATGTAACGCAAAAACACGCTGAACAACAGGCTGTTGAGCGTCAATTAATGCAAGTAAAACGCGAACAACAACGCGTTGTATGCACTGTGCAACAAAACCAAGAAAAGGCTCAGCAGCGAGCGCAGCAAGGGCGTAAGTTATCACGCCAAGGCAGTCAGCCTAAAATATTACAAGATTTTAAAAAGGGCAGGGCCTCAGCTCAATTAGCGCGGGCGGTTAGCATTGCGCATGAGCGAAAAACTGATTTACAGCAGCGTATTAGTCAGTTGCAACAACGCCAAGCAGACTCAGTGACGCAGCAGGTCTATTTACAAACGGTCAGTCAAACCAGTGGCCTGAAAACCCAATTACGTGCCAATCAATGTGTTCTACCTTTTGGCCAGAGTTCCCCTTTAACGTTTCAAGTTCTGACTGGGCAAAAGTGGCATGTTACAGGTACCAATGGCGCAGGAAAATCGACTCTTTTTAAGGTGATTCAAGGTCAGCTGCAAGTGCAATCAGGGTCTTTGGTGTGTAATGCGCCAGTTTTTTGTTTAGATCAACATGCCAGCATATTTAAAACAACACAGAGCGTTATTGATGAGCTAAACAGGTATTGCCCACACATTAGTCATAGTGATGGCCGTACTTTACTGGCGGGCATTGGCCTACGTGGCGATACCGTAAAGCAACATATCGAGACACTAAGTGGTGGGCAAAAAATGAAACTGGCGATGCTGATTGTCAGCCATCAACAAAGTCAGCCAATGTTATTACTTGATGAACCCGATAACCACTTAGATTTAACGTCTAAAGCGCAATTGGCTCAGGCATTAAATATGTATCAAGGCACGTTTTTATTGATCAGCCATGATGAACACTTTGCTGCGAAGGCCGGTACGATGCAGGTTATTAATTTGTAA
- a CDS encoding choice-of-anchor Q domain-containing protein, with amino-acid sequence MNRIILICCFSLLTACGGGSDSTPDLPPQPSPPPTDPLSQYINVKEAYTGNASPAALNNATLGQVYVYIALLAPELLPDYNDDPGSVGASCSGGGSLNITNGSSDNEKYVSFDNCSEDGMVTNGKATVRANKFSANGELIDSTIIFENIQVKSLLDTDLISERVLSGTSQFKELGEDCSKTEEIHNLLFTDPQTKHQLLYSDFKTHRVGSPNGLCSNNNNSFYVKGDIFDSDLGYWQVRTTKLFMLKTLGSAFEEQGSLTIKGANDSSSTLAVEFYSEQRGNLTSNYPYYRIALLNAANTTTTQTEYIFLQEYFNASMLFDFADDDGDGMTNGWEVAFGFNPLDATDAALDFDGDGYSNLDEYHYWGHPTNIKILPKIADISISLTHEPKNYGATIEVDALISSNADSSQTAIVDVTYTTQAPTQFDSKTYQSHRLCTVSEDLLQLSCQINHLKPGNYQNHKVYLTADKNNTSAVTSSLLAKVAYLGHDFDTTNDNATIEIARLPIDAQFGFSVPHDQLNIIMLVGEQEEAEFSFIQKETASGTIDPLNHFKVQLQLPEFATLLSAQCYEQTTYTWYNCLEKNQLIFTDNGGYRNAYNKFKLTISGHTQGQGHISFTAKSDSTNEQAIGFATFPLVVGQPTQVIQQQIDTAPNMSTITVPNGIYLGPLDLSNKQIQLQAQSQNATLYFNGADYPLFNEATIKLGQSSQLIGFTLASHYITVDEGHSQINNNLFDGTQYHLPSTTIMNNSTLTLAQNRFVGSALDTGYLYDYIREQYHCPYIETGTYYKDENATTINAINNVYSGNLLTHPDIYFACDFIRAYPEAKITMNNNTFQGIGRVLELVYRSGVTPHYEVNMTNNIISNSRFIIENGSYGSTLKDFSAASTFNLINNLIFEVETPFFNMLNKQKETGSVLADPLINYLGYQQANSPSIDTGADITLSIDINGTERPLDGDNNGSKLIDIGAIEFQIN; translated from the coding sequence ATGAATCGTATAATACTAATCTGCTGTTTTAGCTTACTTACAGCCTGTGGAGGCGGTTCTGATAGTACTCCTGACTTACCTCCTCAGCCAAGCCCCCCCCCAACAGACCCATTGAGTCAATACATCAATGTGAAAGAAGCTTATACTGGAAACGCATCACCCGCGGCGTTAAATAATGCAACATTAGGACAAGTATATGTATACATTGCCTTACTTGCACCAGAACTACTTCCCGATTATAACGATGACCCTGGTAGTGTAGGAGCAAGTTGTAGCGGTGGAGGCAGTTTAAACATTACAAATGGTAGTTCTGACAACGAAAAATACGTTAGCTTTGATAACTGCTCTGAAGATGGCATGGTCACAAATGGTAAAGCAACTGTCAGAGCTAATAAATTTTCAGCAAATGGCGAACTTATTGATAGCACCATTATCTTTGAAAATATTCAAGTTAAAAGCTTATTAGATACAGATTTAATCAGTGAAAGAGTGCTCAGTGGTACATCACAGTTCAAAGAGCTGGGTGAGGATTGTTCAAAAACTGAAGAGATCCATAACTTGTTATTTACCGACCCGCAAACTAAGCATCAACTCCTCTATTCTGATTTTAAAACCCATCGCGTTGGAAGCCCTAACGGACTGTGTAGCAATAATAATAATAGTTTTTATGTTAAAGGCGATATATTCGACTCTGATTTGGGGTACTGGCAAGTTCGTACTACCAAGCTTTTTATGCTTAAAACCCTGGGCTCGGCATTTGAAGAACAAGGCAGTCTTACCATTAAAGGCGCGAACGACAGCTCTTCAACACTTGCGGTAGAGTTTTATAGTGAACAACGAGGTAATCTAACCTCAAACTACCCTTATTATCGAATAGCGCTTTTAAATGCAGCTAACACCACAACAACGCAAACAGAGTACATTTTTTTACAAGAATACTTTAATGCTTCAATGTTGTTTGACTTCGCTGATGACGATGGTGACGGGATGACAAATGGCTGGGAAGTCGCATTTGGATTTAACCCCTTAGATGCCACCGATGCTGCACTCGATTTTGATGGTGATGGTTATAGCAACTTAGATGAGTATCATTATTGGGGTCACCCGACTAATATTAAAATTCTCCCTAAGATTGCAGATATCAGTATATCGCTTACTCATGAGCCTAAAAACTATGGGGCGACTATTGAAGTAGATGCCTTAATATCAAGCAATGCGGATTCTAGCCAAACTGCGATTGTAGATGTTACCTACACAACTCAAGCACCAACCCAATTTGATAGCAAAACATACCAATCACATCGCCTTTGTACCGTATCAGAGGACCTTTTACAGCTATCTTGTCAAATTAATCATTTAAAACCGGGAAATTACCAAAACCATAAAGTGTATTTAACCGCAGACAAAAATAATACTTCAGCAGTTACCAGCTCGCTTTTAGCTAAAGTCGCCTACTTAGGGCATGATTTTGATACCACAAATGATAATGCCACAATCGAGATAGCCAGGCTTCCCATTGATGCTCAATTTGGTTTTAGCGTCCCTCATGATCAACTTAATATAATAATGTTAGTGGGTGAACAAGAAGAAGCTGAATTTAGCTTTATACAAAAAGAGACCGCTTCAGGAACTATTGATCCGTTGAATCATTTTAAAGTTCAACTTCAACTGCCTGAATTTGCAACCTTATTATCAGCCCAGTGTTATGAACAAACTACCTATACGTGGTATAACTGCTTGGAAAAAAACCAGCTGATTTTTACTGACAATGGCGGGTATAGGAATGCATACAATAAATTTAAATTAACCATTTCTGGTCATACTCAAGGTCAAGGGCATATCAGTTTTACAGCCAAAAGTGATAGCACTAATGAGCAAGCGATTGGGTTTGCAACGTTTCCGCTAGTCGTAGGGCAGCCAACTCAAGTGATCCAGCAACAGATAGACACAGCCCCAAACATGAGCACAATCACAGTACCAAATGGGATTTATTTAGGGCCTCTCGACTTAAGTAATAAGCAAATACAACTTCAAGCACAATCACAAAACGCCACACTGTACTTCAATGGCGCTGACTACCCTTTATTTAACGAAGCCACAATTAAGCTTGGCCAAAGTAGCCAACTCATTGGTTTTACGTTGGCAAGCCACTACATTACGGTTGACGAAGGCCATTCGCAAATAAACAATAACCTGTTCGACGGAACACAATACCATTTACCTTCGACGACTATCATGAACAATAGCACACTGACTTTAGCGCAAAATCGCTTCGTAGGTTCAGCTTTAGATACAGGGTATCTTTATGATTATATTCGCGAACAGTACCATTGCCCCTACATTGAAACTGGCACTTATTATAAAGATGAGAATGCAACAACAATTAATGCAATAAATAATGTGTATTCAGGCAACTTACTAACCCACCCCGATATTTACTTCGCTTGTGATTTTATTCGTGCTTATCCTGAAGCAAAAATAACCATGAATAATAATACTTTTCAAGGTATTGGCAGAGTATTAGAGTTAGTCTATAGATCTGGTGTAACACCTCATTATGAGGTCAATATGACCAATAATATTATATCTAACTCACGGTTTATTATAGAAAATGGCTCTTACGGTAGTACCTTAAAAGACTTCTCTGCCGCATCTACTTTTAACCTCATTAACAACCTTATTTTTGAAGTTGAGACTCCTTTTTTCAACATGCTGAATAAGCAAAAAGAGACCGGCAGTGTGCTTGCGGATCCACTCATTAATTATTTAGGTTATCAACAAGCTAACTCACCGAGTATCGATACCGGTGCCGATATAACACTTTCTATTGATATAAATGGCACTGAAAGACCTTTAGATGGTGATAATAATGGCTCTAAATTGATTGATATTGGTGCGATCGAGTTTCAAATAAACTAA
- a CDS encoding pseudouridine synthase has translation MQPLPDSFIAPKCEQAIEILYQDEAILLINKPSGLLSLSGKNPANLDSVHYRLCQDFPAATLLHRLDFGTSGIMLVALNKTINAVLMSQFQQRTIKKSYTAILAGQLTPLNGSINLPIAKAEFPRHAVCLQRGKHAQSDYQVHAYCKSTDSTKVTYLPVTGRTHQLRIHSQAIGHPILGCDLYGTVHSLSQAPRLMLHATSLTFTHPITLQRFEGVCPSPF, from the coding sequence TTGCAGCCTTTACCTGACTCATTTATTGCGCCTAAGTGCGAGCAAGCCATCGAGATTTTATATCAAGATGAGGCGATTTTACTTATCAACAAACCCAGTGGTTTATTGAGTTTGTCGGGTAAAAATCCGGCTAATTTAGACTCAGTACATTATCGTTTATGCCAAGATTTTCCAGCGGCCACGTTATTACACCGTCTTGATTTTGGCACTTCGGGCATTATGTTGGTGGCGTTAAATAAAACCATTAATGCGGTATTGATGAGTCAATTTCAGCAACGCACGATTAAAAAAAGTTATACCGCGATTTTAGCTGGGCAGTTAACGCCGCTAAATGGCTCAATTAATTTACCGATTGCAAAAGCTGAATTTCCGCGCCATGCGGTATGTTTGCAACGTGGTAAACACGCACAAAGTGATTATCAAGTGCATGCTTATTGCAAAAGTACCGATAGCACTAAAGTGACTTATTTGCCGGTGACTGGGCGCACCCACCAATTGCGCATTCATAGCCAAGCGATTGGGCACCCAATTTTAGGGTGCGATTTGTATGGCACAGTGCACAGTTTATCCCAAGCGCCGCGTTTGATGTTGCATGCAACCTCGTTAACTTTTACACATCCCATCACGTTACAGCGCTTTGAGGGCGTGTGCCCAAGCCCCTTTTAA